The Janthinobacterium tructae genome contains the following window.
CGCTGTCCGCCTTGACGACGCCCGGCACCAGTTCTTCCATGATGATGCGGTTGATCTCGCTGCGTTCGTCCTCGCCGGGCCGCACGCAAGCGATGCCGCGCGCGGCCAGCCGGTCCGGATACACGGCGCTGTCGACCAGCCAGCGCGTGCCCGTCAGCCCCACTCTTTGAAAACCACGCGCGGCCGCTTCGGCGGCGACGACGTCCGCGATATGCAGCCACGGCAGCGGCGAACGGGGCGCCATCAGCTCGAATGCCTGGTGAATGGTGTTGTCGGGGCAGATCAGAAACTCGGCGCCGGCGGCGGCCAGCTTGCGCGCCGACGCCAGCATCAGCTCGGCCACGCCGGCCAGGTCGCCCCCGTTCAGGCAATCCACATAGCGCGCCAGCGACGGCGTGTGCAGCGTCACTTCCGGATGTGCATACGCTCCCAGTGCATGCGCGCCCTCTTCGCAGATGGTGCGATAGCACAGGGCCGCGCCTTCGGCCGAACAGCCGACGATACCGATATGTTTGCTCATGATCTTCCTCCTAGATTAAATGCGCTGGCCGCCGTCGATGGGAATTTCCGCGCCCGTGATGTACGAGGCGCGCTCGCTGCACAGGAACTCCACCAAATCGGCCACTTCGGCCGTCGTGCCCAGGCGGCGCAGGGGGATTTGCGTGTCGACGATGTGCGAGGTGCCGGGCGACAGGATGGCCGTGTCGATCTCGCCCGGCGCGATGGCGTTCACGCGCACGTTCAGCGGCGCCATGTCGTTGGCCATTTCGCGCGTCAGCGACGCCAGCGCCGCCTTCGAGCTGGCGTAGGCGGAACCGGCAAACGGATGTACGCGGTAGCCGGCGATCGAGCACAGGTTCACGACGGCACCGTGCGCATTCGACAATTCCTGCGCAAAGCCGCGCGTCAGCGCCAGCGGCGCAAAGAAATTCGTGTTGTACATTTCTTGCCAGGTCTGCATGTCGGTGGTCAGCGAATTGACGCGCGAGCCGCCCGGCCCCTTCGGCGACACGCCCGCATTGTTCACCAGCGCGTGCAGCTTCGAGTCGCCCAGCATGGGGCGCAGGGTGTCGACCATCTGCCCGATCTGGCTTAAATCCGACAGATCCATGCACACATGCGTGTTGTGTTCCTGGCTGCGCGGGCAGCCGCCGGGAATCGGGCTGCGCGAGACGGTGATGACGCGCCAGCCCAGGCTGCGGAAGCGTTCGGCCACGGCGTGGCCGATGCCGCGGCTGGCGCCCGTGACGATGGCGGTTTTTTGTTCACTCATGTTCTTCCTTGTTCTGTTCTTGTTCGGTTGGGCCGGCGTGGATGCGCTCCTGGCGCATGACATAGGCCAGCATCTGCGTCCCGCCGTCGAGGATGTCCTGTTCGATGGCGCGCCGCGCGGCCGCGCTGTCGCGCTGGCGCAGCGCGCTGATGATGGCGTGGTGGTGGCCGACCCGCATGTCGGGCGAAAAACTGGCGTAGCCGGCGGCGATCAGGGGCGCCGTCTGCATCCACAGGTGGTCGACGAAGCGTTTCAGGGTCGGCATGCCGGCCGCCTGCGCCAGCGCAAGGTGAAACGCCTGGTTGCATTGCAGGGCCGCCGCCAGGTCGTGCCGCGCGATGGCCTCTTCATTGGCCTGCAGCAGGCGTTCCAGGTCGGCCAGGGTGGCGGCGTCGATGCGCTGCGCCGCCTCGAATGCGCCCAGCCCTTCCAGTTCCAGGCGCAGCGCGCGGATTTCCAGGTAGCGCGCCACGCTGAGCACGGGCACGCGGAAGTCGCGCGGCGAGCGCAGCACCAGCGCCTCTTCCTGCACCAGTTGCAGCATGGCGTCGCGCACGGGCGTGACGCTGGTGCCGAGCTGGAGCGCCAGTTCGCGGATGCGCAGCCGGTCATTCGGCTGGAAGCGCCCCGCCGCCAGCGCGTCGCGCAGCATCGCATAGACGGATTTGCCCAGGTTGACGTGCACCAGGCTGTCCAGGGAATGGTTCATAGGCATTTTCAGATTTTTCAGATTATGATGCATCATACATCAACGCATAAAACAGTGTTTTTCCAGACGTGCGCCGCAGGCAGGAAACACCGCCAGCACGTACAATCAGCCGCCACCGTATCGAAAGGAGCGCACTTGAACTGGGATTATCCGCACGCCCACACCCTGCCCGTCACACCCGAAGCGGGCGACATCGATGGCTTGCAGCACACCAACAACGCCGTGTATGTGCGCTGGTGCGAGCATATCGCCTGGCACCACTCGGCCACGCTGGGACTGGACCTGGACGATTACCGGCGCCTGGACCGGGCCATGGCGATACGCCGCGGCGAATACGACTACCTGCTGCCGACGCGGGCCGGCGAAGCGCTGACCCTGGCCACCTGGCTGTGCGCCAGCGACGGCCGCTCCAGCATGGAACGGCGCTTCCAGCTGATCCGCGACAGCGACGGCGCCACCGTCGTGCGCGCACGCTGGGAATTGATTTGCATCGAATTGAGCAGCGGCCGCGCGCGCCGCCTGCCGCCCGAGTTTCTGGCCGTGTACGAGCCGGCCATCGTGGCGGCGCGTCAACCGGTGCAGGCTTAGGCGGCCTGGCGTGCCGGCTCCAGCGCGATCAGCACCAGCAAAATGGCCAGCGGCACGGCCAGCGCGGCAAAACCCACGGCCAGGTAGGCAAAGGCGGCCAGGATGGCGCCCACGGCAAAGCCCAGCAAGGGCCAGAAGCATTTGACGCAGCGCTCGCGCGTGGCGCCATCGGCCGCGCCGCGCAGCACGTCGACCGTATCGATCACCAATTGCGTGACGTTGCCCGTCATCATGGACGTGGGCGCCAGGTGCGCCAGCAGCAACCGGCTGATGGCGCTGTGCGCACCCATGGCCGCCGCGCCGAACAGGCCGGCCGCCATCGCCAGCGCGCCCGGCTGCGCCGCCAGCGGTTCGGCCAGCACGCCAGACACCATGAAACCGAGCAGCAGCGCCAGCTCCAGCAGCAGCGCCAGGCGCAGCGCCGGTCCGCCGCGGCGCTCGACCGCCACGCTCAGGAGCCGCGTCGCCGCCACGCCCACGATAAACGCAGGGAAGGCCAGCAGCTTGAGGGCTATCGAGGCATGCGTGGCATTGGCCAGCGCCGCGCCGATCAACACGAAATTGCCCGTCACATGGGCCGTGAACAGGCCGAACAGGGCGACAAAGCCCAGGGTATCGACATAGCCGGCCAAAAAGCCCAGGCTGATCGCTTGCAAACGGCTACGCTGCGCAAGATGCATGCATGCTCCTTGAAATTTATCATCATGATACCGTGCCGCCGGCGCTGCCTGCAGCGCTTTTGCGCGCCGTTCGGCGAAGATGCGGGGCTTTTCTTGCGCCTCCGCAGTGCAACATGCATTTCGCTCCTGCTTTGCGCGCCCATGCTTTAGAATCAGCGACCTCAGCCCCGTAAAAACAGGATAAAACATATGACGGCAGTCGGGAATACCGAACCACAAGAGCTCAAGCGCGGCCTGAAAAGCCGCCACATCCAGCTCATCGCCTTGGGCGGCGCCATCGGCACCGGCCTGTTTCTGGGCATCGCGCAAACCATCAAGATGGCCGGCCCTTCAGTGCTGCTGGGCTATGCCATCGCCGGTGTGATCGCCTTCCTGATCATGCGCCAGCTGGGCGAGATGGTGGTCGACGAACCGGTCGCCGGCTCCTTCAGCTACTTCGCCGACAAATACTGCGGCCACCTGCCCGGCTTCCTGTCGGGCTGGAATTACTGGGTACTGTATATACTCGTCAGCATGGCCGAGTTGACGGCCGTCGGCATCTATGTGCAGTACTGGTGGCCGGGCGTGCCGACCTGGGTCTCGGCGCTGATCTTCTTTTGCGCCATCAACGCCATCAGCCTGCTGAACGTGAAAGCCTTTGGCGAAATGGAATTCTGGTTCGCCATCATCAAGGTGGTCGCCATCATCGGCATGATCGTCTTCGGCGCTTACCTGCTTGCCTCCGGCGACGCGGGCCCGCAAGCGTCGGTGGCCAACCTGTGGCAGCACGGCGGCTTCTTCCCGAATGGCTGGCAGGGCCTGGTGATGGCCATGGCCGTCATCATGTTCTCGTTCGGCGGCCTGGAACTGGTGGGCATCACGGCGGCCGAAGCGGATGACCCGAGCACGACGATTCCACGCGCCACCAACCAGGCCATCTACCGCATCCTGATCTTTTACATCGGCGCACTGGGCATTTTGTTGTCGCTGTACCCGTGGCAAAACGTCGTCACCGGCGGCAGCCCCTTCGTGCTGATCTTCCATGCGCTCGACAGCAACCTGGTGGCCACGGCCCTGAACGTGGTGGTGCTGACTGCCGCCCTGTCCGTCTACAACAGCGGTGTGTACTGCAACACGCGCATGCTGTTCGGCCTGGCCAAGCAAGGCAATGCGCCGCGCGCGCTGCTGCACTTGAACCGCCGCGGCGTGCCTTTGGCGGCGCTGGGCGTGTCGGCCCTGGCGACGGGCGCCTGCGTGGTGGTCAATTACTTCATGCCGGGCGAAGCGTTCGAAGTACTGATGGGACTCGTGGTCTCGGCGCTGATCATCAACTGGGCCATGATCAGCTGGATCCATTTGCGCTTCCGCGCGCAGAAAAAAATCGAAGGCAAGACGACCTTGTTCCAGAGCCTGGGCTACCCATTCACCAACTACCTGTGCCTGGTCTTCCTGGCCGGTATTCTGGTGATCATGTACCTGACGCCGGGCCTGCGCATCTCCGTCTACCTGATCCCCGTCTGGCTAGGCGCCCTGGGCGTCGGTTACCGGGTCAGGCAAAGCAAGGCCAAAGCCTGACGCGACACCTTCGCGCCAAAGAAAAAGCCCGCCTTCTTGCGAAGACGGGCTTTTTTTCCGCACGCTATGCGCCGGCCGCCCCATTCTTGGCTTCCTGTGCCGCGGGCATGGCGTCCCCCTGCCACGGGCTGATCCACTGACCGGGATAGGATTGCAGCATGATATCGTCGTTCAGTGTCAGCAAATCCTGTTTGTGCCGCTCGGCCCTTCCCTCGACAGTCTCGTCCGTGGTACCCGTCTTGTAAGGCCACAGCAGCGTGAGCAAGTCGCGCTGCACCGAATGCTGGGTCGGCGTGGTCGTGTCCGACTCCAGCTTGCCCATCACATATGTCATGACATGCGTGGACTGGGTGGCTGTTTGTTGCAGGCTCGCTTTGACCAGCTTGCCTTCCTTGTAGGCCAGTTGCGCATCGCTGCTGGCCGTGTCTTCGATCTGGTGGTAGGTGTAATTCTGTGATTCCACCGCTTCCGTCAAGCGCAACGGCACGCCGGGGATCAAGGGCATGTGGAAGCTGGCGCTCAGCTTTGATTGCTGCTGCTGCCGGATCGAGCGCTCGTCCTGGCTGGCGCCGGCCAGGGTCGTCTGTTGCGACAGTTCATAGTTGAAGCCATCCGTTTCCGCCAGGCGCATGGAATTGCCCGATTTCGGCGTTTGCGACACCGAAGCGCTGAAGTCCGCCATGCCGGTCAGGATCGCCTTGTCCTCGGCGGCCAGGCGCCACTTGCCCGCCGCCGGTACGCCGCGCGCATCCTGCGGCGCGGCGGCGTTGCTGTGCAAGGCGCCAAACGCATCCTTGAACATCGACATCAGCGCCGGATCGCCATGCCCACGCGACGCGGCCTGGCCGATCTGCTTCATATAACTGCTCATGGCCTTGGCCTGCTGTTCCTGGCTGCCCAGGGCATTGAGCTTGCTGGCGTCCACCTTCACGTCCAGCGATCCGGCCACGCCCTTGAAGCTGACCTTGCGCTGCGCGCTGTCGGCCTGGAAGTCCAGCGTCTGCGTGCTTTGCGGCTCGGTGCGCACTTTCACTTCCGCGTGCAAGTTCACCGACGCCAGCACGTTCTGGTCAAATTGCATCAGACCGCTCAAGCTGATCTTCGGCTGGCCCTGCGCCATGCCATCGATGGCTTCCTGGAAGGCCTGCGCCAGGCCGCCCAGCGCGCCGGCCTCGGCCTCGCTGAGTTCGCCGCTCGTGCTCATGCGCACGGCCAGGCCATCGTCCTGGCTATCGAGCGACAGCTTGACCTCCACGCCGCTCCTGGTGGTGATGCCGAGAGTGACCTTGTCTTCGCCATTGCCGTGCAAGCTGGCCGCTTGCATGGCCCCGATGTCGCTATAGGTATTCGGTTCCATGCGCGGCGGCGACTGCTGTACCGCCTGCGACACATTGCGCACGCCCCCCTTGATCTGCTCCAGCAAGCTCGCGCCAAGGCCGGCGAAACGGCCGCCAACCGTGCGCGAAAAAAAGTTTTTCGCCATTTGCTCGCTGACGCCATCTTGCGCAGGGCTTTCCCATATCTTCGGCGACGGCGTCAGGTCGGCGGTGGCTTGCCTGGTCCCGATGGCAACGATGGAAGACGGACTTGGCGCCGGAGACGGCGCGGCATCGGTCTTGTTGGCCGCGGCACTGAGCGCGCGGGACGGACTTGGATTCCAGCTCGGGATCGAGGAGACGGAGGTCATGGGTCTTATGCCTTGCTAAACGAAGATCGGTGATTGGATAAAAGATGCATAACTTTCATTTTTTGATAACTATTTACCTTCAAACACTCCCTGGCTTGCACGGAGAAAGGGACGGGGCACATCTGAAACGCTAAGCAGACACAGCTATAACGACGTGAAAGGTGAAATCATGAGCGCAAAGTAGCATGAAAATTTTTCATTCCTGATGCAACTCACACTGCGCCGCCACACCTGCGCCCGCGCGCGTTCGCCATCTAACTCAATCTGAACTGTTGCCGCAAGTAAATTTCTACTGTTGCTCTAATGCTGAAAGTGACTTTGTGTGACATTCCACCTGCCCTCAATCACTATGATCGTTGAGTGCTTCACGATAAATCCGCATTAGCTTATGCGAAACGGCAAGCATAGCCCTAAGGAGGCAGCATGAAATTTTTGAACTTAACCATAGCCAAGCGGCTCGGCCTGGGCTTTGGCCTGGTATCCCTGTTTCTGTTGCTGGTCATCGCGTTGGGACTGACCAGCATGCGACAAATCCAGGACCGCATGGATGAAGCGACCAAGGTCAACAACGTCGAAACCAGGCTGGCCCAGACTATGGACTTGACAGTGACCGAGCGGGCGCTGGCGCTGCGCAATCTGATTTTGCTGAAGGAGGAGAAGGAGATCCAGATCGAGGTCGCGCGCATCGCGGAGCAGGAAAAAAAATACGCCGCCGCCCAGCAAAAGCTGGGGGAAATGTTCGCCAAGCTGGAAGGCACCTCGAGCGAAGAAAAAAGCCTGCTCGAACAGATCCGCACACAAAGCGGGCTGGCGGCCCCCTTCATTCAGCGGGCCGCCGCGCTGGCACTGGAGCAAAAGCAGGACGATGCCTACAAGCTGCTGCGCTATGAATTCCGCCCCGTGCAAAAGCGTTGGTGGGAATTGCTGCGCACCTTGATCGCCGTCGAGGAAAAGCAGAATAGCGAAGCCTCCAGCATGGCCGAGGCGGCCTACAGCCAGGCGCGCCTGGTGATGCTGAGCATCGGCTCGCTGGCGCTGCTCACCAGCCTGCTGGCCGCCGTGCTGATCACGCGCAGCGTGACGCGCCAACTCGGTTGCGAACCCGACGAAGCGGCGGCGATCGCCGGACAGATCGCCAGCGGCAACCTGGCCGTGCCCATTCATACCCGCGCCGGCGACACGCACAGCCTGTTGCACGCCATGCAATCGATGCGCGACAGCCTGGCGCAAATCGTCCAGCAAGTTCACGCCAGCACCGAGACCATCGCCACGGCGGCGGGACAAATCGCCATGGGCAACCTGGACTTGTCTTCGCGCACGGAGCAGCAGGCCAGCACGCTGGAGCAAACCGCGTCGTCCATGGAAGAACTGACCAGCACCGTGCGCATCAACACCGACCATGCGCGCCAGGCCAACGGGCTGGCCGAATCGGCCTCCGATGTCGCCACCAAGGGCGGCGCCGTGGTGGCGCAGGTGGTCGACACCATGGCGGCCATCGATGTCTCGGCGCGCAAGATCGTCGACATCATCGCCGTCATCGACGGCATCGCCTTCCAGACGAATATCCTGGCGCTGAACGCGGCAGTCGAAGCGGCCCGCGCCGGGGAACAGGGGCGCGGCTTTGCCGTAGTGGCCACCGAGGTGCGCAACCTGGCGCAGCGCTCGGCCGCGGCGGCCAAGGAAATCAAGGACTTGATCGGCGACTCGGTCGACAAGGTCCAGGCCGGCAACCGGCTGGTGGAACAGGCAGGATCGACCATGCACGAGGTCGTCGCCAGCGTGCGGCGCGTCACCGGCATCATGTCCGAAATGATGTCCGCCAGCCAGGAACAATCGGCCGGCATCGAGCAAATCAATATCGCCGTGACGCAAATGGACAATGTGACGCAGCAAAATGCGGCGCTGGTCGAAGAAGCCGCCGCCGCCGCGCAAGCGATGCAGGAACAGGTCAACAGCCTGAACGAGGTGGTCAGCGTCTTCCGCGTGGGCAACATCGCCGGCAGCCGCGATGCGGGACTGCGCGCGGTCAGCCGTCCGCCACCGCCGCTGGCGGCACGGCGCCCGCCCGTCACGGCAAAGCCGTCCCGTCCGGCCGTCGCCAAGCCCAGCGAAATCGAGTGGGAACAGTTTTGAGCCGGTAACGGGGGGGAGTGGCACATGGGTAAACTGGAACAGATCGCCGCTGCGGGCCACGTGGCGACGCACATCTTCCCGCATGCGGGCCATATCGGCAAGGAACAGCGGGGGCCGCTGGCCGGCCAGCGTGCTGCGACGCTGTGGCTGACCGGCCTGAGCGGCGCAGGCAAGTCGACGCTGGCGTACGCGCTGGAAAGGCGGCTGCTGGCGCAGGGCCGCCTGAGCTGCGTGCTCGACGGCGACAATATGCGGCAGCACCTGAATGGCGACCTGGGCTTTTCTGCGCGTGACCGCCAGGAAAACATCCGCCGCGGCGCCGTCGTCGCCAGGCTGATGAACGACGCCGGCATGATGGTCATCTGCGCCTTCATCTCGCCGCTGCGCAGCGACCGTGAGATGGCGCGCCAGATCATCGGCGGCGACGATTTTATCGAAGCCTACATCAGCACGCCATGCGCGCTGTGCGAGGAACGCGATCCCAAGGGACTGTACAAGAAAGCGCGGGCCGGATTGATCCCGGCATTTACGGGCGTCTCGGCGCCCTATGAAGCGCCGCTGGCGCCGGCGCTGACGCTCGATACCGGCACGCTGTCGCTGGAACAGGCTTGCGAACGGCTGTTCCAGCAGCTGTGCCCGCGTTTCATCTGATGCCGCGCACCCACCTGTTCGAGGAATGATGCGATGAGCAGCCACCCCCCCGGCGACGGCGCACGCCCGCGCCCTGTCATGATGATCCCCCTGCGCCGCTGCGGCAGCCATGCCCTGCGCCTGCGCCTGAACCTGTCACCGCAGTTCTATTCACCGTATCCGCTGCACCTGGTCGATATGATGCCGCTGCTGCCCCTGTACGGCGACTTGCGCGACGACCGCGCCTACTTTCGCCTGGTGGTCGATGTGGTGGGCCTGGCGGCGGTCAGCATGGTCAAGTGGCCGGGAGTCGCCTTCGATCCGGTGGAAGTGTTCGAGACGCTGCGCGGCCAGCCGCGCAGCATCCACCGCGTGGCATGGGAGCTGCTGCTGCGCGCGGGCGAACGCCGCCAGGCGCAGGTGGTGATGGACAAGTCGCTCGACAGCGTGCACTACGCCGACGACATCGTGCGGCTGTATCCGGACATGCTGTTCCTGAACGTGGTGCGCGATCCGCGTGCGCAAGTGGCGTCGATGAACCGCGCCATCATCCACGATTTCGACACGCTGCTCAATGCCAGGACCTGGCTCGCCGCCCACACGGCCGCCGACCACGTCGTGCAGCGCTATCGGCAGCGCGTGCTGACGATACGCTATGAAGATTTCCTGTCGCGGCAACACGAGACGCTGGAAACGGTATGTGACTTTCTCGGCATCGCCTTCCTGCCGCAGATGCTGGACGTGGCGGCGTCGGCCGAAGCGCGGCACATCGCACAGTTGTCGTCGCTGTGGTCGGCCAACTGCCATGCGCCGATCACGGCCAACATCGACAAATTCCGGCAGCAACTGTCGGACGATGAGATCAACCTCATCGAAACGCTCGCCGGCCCGTATATGGACCGCTACGGCTACCCGCGCCTCGCTCGCGGCGACGCCGGCATCACGCCTGCGCTTATCGAACTGGCCGGGGTGCGCTCGGCGCAAGGACGCGAACGCGCCTGGCGCGCCCTGGAACAGGACAACTTCCGCGACTACGCGCTGCGCCGCTGCCGCGCCGACTATCTGGCCCAGCTGCATGTACGCCTCAGCCAGAGCGGCGGCGCGGCGGGCCGCGGCGCCATCGTCACGCTCGATCCACTCGATCCGGACGCGTTTGTCGTCGATGATTGACAGGCTGGCGCCGACTACCTGCTCCGCAGCGACATGCCGCCGTCGCTGCCGGCCCGGCAAGCCGCGATCAACGCTCTTTGCTTTCTAAAAACAATAATTCAATATCGATCGGTAATGTCCACTAGAATAGTGAACATATGAAACATCTGATTAGTGCGCCGGTCGCCAGCTTCACCGATTTGCTGCTCGACGCCGTGTGCATGGTCGATGTCAAAGGCCGCTTTGTCTTTGTCAGCGCCGCCTGCGAACGTATCTTCGGCTACACCCAGGAAGAAATGATCGGCATGGTCATGCTCGACCTGGTC
Protein-coding sequences here:
- a CDS encoding methyl-accepting chemotaxis protein, with product MKFLNLTIAKRLGLGFGLVSLFLLLVIALGLTSMRQIQDRMDEATKVNNVETRLAQTMDLTVTERALALRNLILLKEEKEIQIEVARIAEQEKKYAAAQQKLGEMFAKLEGTSSEEKSLLEQIRTQSGLAAPFIQRAAALALEQKQDDAYKLLRYEFRPVQKRWWELLRTLIAVEEKQNSEASSMAEAAYSQARLVMLSIGSLALLTSLLAAVLITRSVTRQLGCEPDEAAAIAGQIASGNLAVPIHTRAGDTHSLLHAMQSMRDSLAQIVQQVHASTETIATAAGQIAMGNLDLSSRTEQQASTLEQTASSMEELTSTVRINTDHARQANGLAESASDVATKGGAVVAQVVDTMAAIDVSARKIVDIIAVIDGIAFQTNILALNAAVEAARAGEQGRGFAVVATEVRNLAQRSAAAAKEIKDLIGDSVDKVQAGNRLVEQAGSTMHEVVASVRRVTGIMSEMMSASQEQSAGIEQINIAVTQMDNVTQQNAALVEEAAAAAQAMQEQVNSLNEVVSVFRVGNIAGSRDAGLRAVSRPPPPLAARRPPVTAKPSRPAVAKPSEIEWEQF
- a CDS encoding acyl-CoA thioesterase; protein product: MNWDYPHAHTLPVTPEAGDIDGLQHTNNAVYVRWCEHIAWHHSATLGLDLDDYRRLDRAMAIRRGEYDYLLPTRAGEALTLATWLCASDGRSSMERRFQLIRDSDGATVVRARWELICIELSSGRARRLPPEFLAVYEPAIVAARQPVQA
- the cysC gene encoding adenylyl-sulfate kinase → MGKLEQIAAAGHVATHIFPHAGHIGKEQRGPLAGQRAATLWLTGLSGAGKSTLAYALERRLLAQGRLSCVLDGDNMRQHLNGDLGFSARDRQENIRRGAVVARLMNDAGMMVICAFISPLRSDREMARQIIGGDDFIEAYISTPCALCEERDPKGLYKKARAGLIPAFTGVSAPYEAPLAPALTLDTGTLSLEQACERLFQQLCPRFI
- a CDS encoding sulfotransferase family protein: MSSHPPGDGARPRPVMMIPLRRCGSHALRLRLNLSPQFYSPYPLHLVDMMPLLPLYGDLRDDRAYFRLVVDVVGLAAVSMVKWPGVAFDPVEVFETLRGQPRSIHRVAWELLLRAGERRQAQVVMDKSLDSVHYADDIVRLYPDMLFLNVVRDPRAQVASMNRAIIHDFDTLLNARTWLAAHTAADHVVQRYRQRVLTIRYEDFLSRQHETLETVCDFLGIAFLPQMLDVAASAEARHIAQLSSLWSANCHAPITANIDKFRQQLSDDEINLIETLAGPYMDRYGYPRLARGDAGITPALIELAGVRSAQGRERAWRALEQDNFRDYALRRCRADYLAQLHVRLSQSGGAAGRGAIVTLDPLDPDAFVVDD
- a CDS encoding amino acid permease — its product is MTAVGNTEPQELKRGLKSRHIQLIALGGAIGTGLFLGIAQTIKMAGPSVLLGYAIAGVIAFLIMRQLGEMVVDEPVAGSFSYFADKYCGHLPGFLSGWNYWVLYILVSMAELTAVGIYVQYWWPGVPTWVSALIFFCAINAISLLNVKAFGEMEFWFAIIKVVAIIGMIVFGAYLLASGDAGPQASVANLWQHGGFFPNGWQGLVMAMAVIMFSFGGLELVGITAAEADDPSTTIPRATNQAIYRILIFYIGALGILLSLYPWQNVVTGGSPFVLIFHALDSNLVATALNVVVLTAALSVYNSGVYCNTRMLFGLAKQGNAPRALLHLNRRGVPLAALGVSALATGACVVVNYFMPGEAFEVLMGLVVSALIINWAMISWIHLRFRAQKKIEGKTTLFQSLGYPFTNYLCLVFLAGILVIMYLTPGLRISVYLIPVWLGALGVGYRVRQSKAKA
- a CDS encoding SDR family NAD(P)-dependent oxidoreductase is translated as MSEQKTAIVTGASRGIGHAVAERFRSLGWRVITVSRSPIPGGCPRSQEHNTHVCMDLSDLSQIGQMVDTLRPMLGDSKLHALVNNAGVSPKGPGGSRVNSLTTDMQTWQEMYNTNFFAPLALTRGFAQELSNAHGAVVNLCSIAGYRVHPFAGSAYASSKAALASLTREMANDMAPLNVRVNAIAPGEIDTAILSPGTSHIVDTQIPLRRLGTTAEVADLVEFLCSERASYITGAEIPIDGGQRI
- a CDS encoding aspartate/glutamate racemase family protein, with protein sequence MSKHIGIVGCSAEGAALCYRTICEEGAHALGAYAHPEVTLHTPSLARYVDCLNGGDLAGVAELMLASARKLAAAGAEFLICPDNTIHQAFELMAPRSPLPWLHIADVVAAEAAARGFQRVGLTGTRWLVDSAVYPDRLAARGIACVRPGEDERSEINRIIMEELVPGVVKADSVARFLSILGGLQEQGCDAVILGCTEIPLIISDANSPLPTLDSTRLLARAALRRALAA
- a CDS encoding GntR family transcriptional regulator, which produces MNHSLDSLVHVNLGKSVYAMLRDALAAGRFQPNDRLRIRELALQLGTSVTPVRDAMLQLVQEEALVLRSPRDFRVPVLSVARYLEIRALRLELEGLGAFEAAQRIDAATLADLERLLQANEEAIARHDLAAALQCNQAFHLALAQAAGMPTLKRFVDHLWMQTAPLIAAGYASFSPDMRVGHHHAIISALRQRDSAAARRAIEQDILDGGTQMLAYVMRQERIHAGPTEQEQNKEEHE
- a CDS encoding YoaK family protein — translated: MHLAQRSRLQAISLGFLAGYVDTLGFVALFGLFTAHVTGNFVLIGAALANATHASIALKLLAFPAFIVGVAATRLLSVAVERRGGPALRLALLLELALLLGFMVSGVLAEPLAAQPGALAMAAGLFGAAAMGAHSAISRLLLAHLAPTSMMTGNVTQLVIDTVDVLRGAADGATRERCVKCFWPLLGFAVGAILAAFAYLAVGFAALAVPLAILLVLIALEPARQAA